From Candidatus Tisiphia endosymbiont of Melanophora roralis, a single genomic window includes:
- a CDS encoding nucleotide sugar dehydrogenase gives MSKMDKKVCIIGLGYIGFPIACVLANSGYSVLGVDIDEKVILRINTTNHITFEAKVKDLFIKGMHDGNIKISTKIEHSDIYIITVQTPLNLENKPDISYVNAAIESITPYLRTDNLVIIESTCPIGTTEIMAKQLRAVCANIFVAYCPERILPSNILNELIHNDRVVGGIDRQSGIRASDFYRSFIHGGIEVTDSKTAEAVKLAENTYRDINIAYANELSMIADHINININELIWLANKHPRVNILQPSPGVGGHCIAIDPYFLANAAPRFAQLTLKAREVNINKTNWVIQKINKVAKENNVRTIACLGLTYKPNVPDTRQSPAIIITETLKQEFDVIAFDPYVKNIKSINYLLIKADMVVVLVAHNEFLDISNHLFHEKIFLDFTGVFIK, from the coding sequence ATGAGTAAAATGGATAAAAAAGTTTGTATTATAGGGTTAGGATATATAGGTTTTCCTATTGCTTGTGTTTTAGCAAATTCAGGTTATTCAGTTCTCGGGGTAGATATTGATGAAAAGGTAATATTGAGAATAAATACAACTAATCATATTACTTTTGAAGCAAAAGTAAAAGATTTATTTATAAAAGGAATGCATGATGGGAATATCAAAATATCTACAAAGATTGAACATTCCGATATTTATATAATTACTGTACAAACTCCTTTAAATTTAGAAAACAAACCAGATATCTCTTATGTAAATGCAGCAATTGAATCTATTACACCTTATCTTAGAACTGATAATTTGGTTATTATTGAATCAACATGTCCGATAGGAACAACCGAGATAATGGCTAAACAACTTCGAGCTGTTTGTGCTAATATATTTGTAGCTTATTGTCCAGAAAGAATATTACCTAGTAATATTCTTAATGAATTAATACATAATGATAGGGTTGTAGGGGGAATAGACAGACAATCTGGGATACGAGCATCTGATTTTTATAGATCATTTATTCATGGTGGGATAGAAGTTACTGATTCAAAAACAGCAGAAGCAGTTAAGCTTGCAGAAAATACCTATCGTGATATTAACATTGCTTATGCTAATGAGTTATCTATGATTGCTGATCATATTAATATAAACATAAATGAATTGATTTGGTTAGCGAACAAGCATCCTCGTGTAAATATTTTACAACCAAGTCCAGGTGTGGGTGGTCATTGTATAGCTATAGACCCGTACTTTTTAGCAAATGCAGCACCTAGATTTGCCCAATTAACACTAAAAGCAAGGGAAGTTAATATCAATAAAACTAATTGGGTAATTCAGAAAATAAATAAAGTAGCAAAAGAAAATAATGTTAGAACCATAGCTTGTTTAGGTCTAACTTATAAACCTAATGTACCTGACACTAGACAATCACCGGCTATCATAATAACTGAGACTCTTAAACAAGAATTTGATGTTATTGCTTTTGATCCATATGTTAAAAATATAAAATCAATAAATTATTTACTAA
- a CDS encoding IS5 family transposase (programmed frameshift) — protein sequence MSRKNYPTDLTDEEWLRIEGLFQVSYVKGGRPLKHSKREILNAIFYVLRTGCQWRYMPHDFPIWKTVYEQFRRWKKQGVFERMNHELIKDVRRKLGRNEYPSACIIDSQSVKTTEKGELKVMMEPKKIKGRKRHIITDTQGFVLGCYVGSANENDRYGATVLLSNMQKEYTTIKQMWADMGYQSKDLKDLIKEKYNIDLEIVKRPVCRFWIPKNTPLELLPTREVGFKVQPRRWVVERSFAWINRNRRLSKEYDFLTDSSENIIFLAMSRLLLRRITSIT from the exons ATGAGCAGAAAAAATTATCCAACAGATTTAACAGATGAAGAATGGTTAAGGATAGAGGGTTTGTTTCAAGTATCGTATGTAAAGGGAGGTAGACCTTTAAAACATAGCAAAAGAGAGATTTTGAATGCAATTTTTTATGTATTACGTACTGGGTGTCAGTGGAGATATATGCCGCATGACTTTCCAATTTGGAAGACAGTATATGAACAATTTAGAAGATGGAAGAAGCAAGGTGTATTTGAACGTATGAACCATGAACTTATCAAGGATGTTAGACGAAAATTAGGTAGAAATGAGTATCCTAGTGCTTGCATAATAGATAGTCAGTCTGTCAAGACAACAGAAAAAGGGGAGCTAAAGGTTATGATGGAGC CTAAGAAAATTAAGGGCAGAAAGAGGCATATTATTACCGATACACAAGGCTTTGTATTAGGTTGTTATGTCGGTTCTGCGAATGAGAATGATCGATACGGAGCTACAGTGCTACTCAGTAACATGCAAAAAGAGTACACTACTATTAAACAAATGTGGGCTGATATGGGGTATCAGTCTAAAGATTTAAAGGATCTCATTAAGGAAAAGTATAACATAGATTTAGAAATTGTTAAACGACCAGTGTGCAGATTTTGGATACCAAAAAATACACCACTAGAACTATTGCCAACAAGGGAAGTTGGGTTTAAAGTACAGCCAAGGCGATGGGTTGTTGAGAGAAGCTTTGCTTGGATAAATAGAAATAGAAGGCTCTCCAAGGAGTATGATTTTCTTACTGATTCTAGTGAAAATATAATTTTTTTGGCTATGAGTCGATTACTTCTTCGTAGGATTACTTCTATTACTTAG
- a CDS encoding DnaJ domain-containing protein, with protein MKRSEAKRINRNTELGIEITSEILTNLNSDKWYSQEDIAKVMEHLTRKYGYDFVKQCEVAGSIDQLGKFLEKYEEADSEPRFIIYNKEANHWVTLCIMHIGQSTTILYKDSFGREIPGDIHDVLFKKFGLGTRLKVHANKEQQDSTSCGPMSLKNMEIIMSSIKGNQLDFIEHFETTQFCQHRQVQQVKEYFKSELGQYIRVTINKYILELSENVAFKVAIKNFVEKIPYEAFDKINAYGQALQQYFEKQPKEVCSEIVDHLQKEVLEKAREEARARLKQLRKEALENLPKLMEYVKTILLEGIKTAEDVDKLKRTLPTEVSKVILPLVTPVTNGIIEAGVVVIADYLPTLLAEPIKVGGRFVAHQVTNKIQGAVEDTVQKGVNKVSEVMVNVASSVKEKTIETIDTLQELVVDKSSTLAANTTKSIASLFIRKANDIIESQYSEELRKFTQIFDLLARYKVNEELENLLKDTCQKLNLDYDKVKPFFDLIKVRQENSSQQNNGSLQIDNANAEETNHLEKRTEPPLSTNNKSTEPNVKDLEQLLSEIVLGEDGDNSLESQTLKDKLREQFNQVKSSSLLWNSKSLTDIRSWADSKKGKLTAIDIYEAIAIMDRVNELITTEGHRLRDTQILSILVFLQTKNNQGKLCQIHTGEGKTTIVSLLAVIKVLQGETVDIITSNHVLAGEGVEQRENFYNAFGISVAHNNTDENKECYKANVLYGSIGNFQFDYLKDTFLGLGIRAGREFATVILDEVDSMIIDNAGSIAKLSTPFPSMESLRYVYIKIWQELLKAEKSLEKEIDKKLREKAQELQVSSKSEKDKETEYISFQHELTKSARETIKAQIKASDFSQIDTLIPEHLQVYKKAKLEQWIDNAIYAKYGCHENRQYIIKEKEDENVIIPVDYANTGVTLKNTVWSHGLHQFVQLKHNLHLTSESLTSSFISNLGYIKKYGNKIFGLTGTLGSIAEQELLSSIYNVDYAKIPTYKAKKFNELGGIVVADDHFVTVVALDALEKIEGGRACLIICETIEDLKNIEKALKVLQKLTKTIFSIKPYGDDSDIIPKELKAGTIIVATNIAGRGTDFQTTKELEENGGLHVCVVFLPCNQRVEDQAFGRTARQGKKGTAQLIIKVSEVKNLGIDIERLNDSDFTFKNIKEARNQKERERIKELQESKILELNFQDLLFSQFSEKYQDLQGKNQGILGFHYVLEDIKEFWAFWLEAKNFKGKELTETKAKEEFEAFISLPNTKSIMGGKILHNPYYSIRQADAFLLNEQLQDAENALNHAIALTKTPEILHSAYIKLFEIAMERGGQMMERFKKALAKVISINVEKDETYKTKAISALEKAKEALDLEVSYIQKYFFANPQTDESQIQDFQNILIVPEVHDKENIFLKHLESRMVCLNTYRNIIECLDKDGKVIGGLLYQIKEEFKDGVTIHKKIPDYLKTLDTNDNADQQLKQAITEAEISELNFVGLNAIYSTREVHDVPDNVITRAQAQIGSGLAALAAGLVFPPLLIVTGPAAGVLISEGICDIVMELISSGETEFNEAEYIKGKLISYGISISTMGIGAVASSMKILNNSIKACRGLSKAFKNSKTMKTICNKVADKIDDIEKMLEKSLTKIKLEKSLKAQQLGELSRLEKLSVVTKSIGKETIMDVAGSVIMEKIVTKGLEELLTSLKPQIQKKISGTLSQKIDRMKIQLVEQIKIFELASEIITGSNGQIAAEIAKEIALGVARHGNNWKIKATSLVIDSIVTADRINQYPQDFCKKLNYRMDKKLQEQRSNILKNDNVDLLIEQLSKQVTEKIYSLIIHLSGKFAHTCVVEPTLSKVSQEVFSSASKSKASDSIDSEQNRQRKSEESDAHKNKCQEALKLLGLDEGASWVEIRKAYKTNALRNHPDKNPNEEASIRFQHIREAYDFLEVNHFNKVFGNSEAELKKTYQKVIINLRRDKDSTTDFNKACDMYEMLWPLKQITNEADVSTHRQGNYFDLNAISKALKVTITVHFKDKPNCKPVVIGEKHSNGSGNKVVELDYKDAHYTPHKVEDKTKIQSTGANNCLFDSLAVQLDHLGSLESNYSSGELIKIADKAKNSFKHKVFRKVMAFLESIDHGVPQYLYEKGQSIWLMGGATNADRLENGLDLEFSIFGGSYGQLNKEFGGIRQGHTEINHVPPQASYQDTPYSEIKSQHMPAIAMELVHHRNEAGSLGAASSTGSEPYRDMLKKYLIQGKFWEALKVDCNDVLNTPKGTKGVVRDYYASSIVEMLNYIKNTDVPNAPNIVGIPRGRLINEEQYWQIIYDLNLEGFLAREDQSNATGNGLNDYDYLNYWNEYSKVAMEALLQLRLESANLDKYKIISPNYVWEGFEDEGEKLINEIISNLKATKDRLLVPLNLYGKHWVGIVIEKTASDINIIYMDSEQNTIPSLLKVQLTHQMSTTYPGYRVNLVETELEPQKYNNCGPEVIENLLSYLTHGDRLPQECTVLGHSLLLEDLLLMELS; from the coding sequence ATGAAAAGGTCTGAAGCAAAAAGAATTAATCGCAATACTGAGCTTGGCATAGAAATAACGTCAGAAATATTAACTAACCTTAATTCAGATAAGTGGTACAGTCAGGAAGATATTGCAAAAGTCATGGAACATCTTACTCGGAAATACGGATATGATTTTGTAAAACAATGTGAAGTTGCAGGTAGTATAGATCAATTAGGTAAATTTCTTGAAAAGTACGAAGAAGCTGATTCAGAGCCTAGATTTATTATATATAACAAAGAGGCTAATCACTGGGTTACTTTGTGCATTATGCATATTGGGCAGTCTACCACCATTTTATATAAAGATTCTTTTGGCAGAGAAATTCCCGGCGATATTCATGATGTTTTATTTAAAAAGTTTGGGCTAGGTACAAGACTGAAAGTACACGCGAACAAAGAACAACAAGATTCCACTAGTTGTGGTCCTATGTCTTTAAAGAATATGGAAATAATAATGTCTTCCATAAAAGGTAACCAATTAGACTTTATCGAACACTTTGAGACTACACAATTTTGTCAACATAGACAAGTACAACAAGTTAAAGAATATTTTAAATCAGAACTAGGTCAATACATACGAGTTACTATAAATAAATATATCCTAGAGTTATCAGAAAATGTGGCGTTTAAGGTAGCGATAAAGAACTTTGTAGAAAAAATACCCTACGAAGCTTTTGACAAGATTAATGCTTATGGTCAAGCTTTACAACAGTACTTTGAAAAGCAACCAAAAGAAGTATGCTCTGAAATAGTAGATCATCTGCAAAAAGAAGTGCTAGAGAAAGCCCGAGAAGAAGCAAGAGCAAGGTTAAAGCAACTGCGTAAAGAAGCATTAGAAAATTTACCAAAATTAATGGAGTACGTTAAAACCATACTGCTAGAAGGGATTAAAACTGCAGAGGATGTGGATAAATTAAAAAGAACATTACCAACAGAGGTATCTAAGGTAATACTGCCTTTGGTAACACCGGTTACAAATGGGATAATTGAAGCAGGTGTAGTTGTAATAGCAGATTACTTACCAACTCTGTTAGCAGAACCAATTAAAGTAGGGGGAAGATTTGTTGCACATCAAGTCACTAATAAAATACAAGGAGCAGTGGAAGACACAGTACAAAAAGGAGTAAATAAAGTTAGTGAGGTGATGGTAAATGTCGCGAGTAGTGTCAAAGAAAAAACAATAGAAACTATTGATACCCTACAAGAATTAGTGGTAGATAAAAGCTCAACACTTGCAGCAAATACTACTAAGTCGATAGCTAGTCTGTTTATACGCAAAGCTAACGATATAATAGAATCACAATACTCTGAAGAGCTAAGGAAATTTACTCAAATATTTGATTTGTTAGCAAGATATAAAGTAAACGAGGAATTAGAAAACCTACTTAAAGATACTTGCCAAAAACTAAATTTAGACTATGACAAAGTAAAACCATTTTTTGATTTAATAAAGGTTCGACAAGAAAATAGTTCGCAGCAAAATAATGGTAGTTTACAAATAGATAATGCTAATGCTGAAGAAACTAATCATCTAGAAAAAAGAACAGAGCCTCCACTTAGTACTAATAATAAGTCTACAGAGCCAAACGTTAAGGATTTAGAACAATTATTAAGCGAAATAGTCTTAGGAGAAGATGGTGATAATTCGTTAGAAAGTCAAACATTAAAAGACAAATTAAGAGAACAATTTAACCAAGTAAAAAGTTCTTCTCTGTTATGGAATAGTAAGAGTCTAACAGATATTAGGAGTTGGGCTGATTCAAAAAAGGGAAAGCTCACTGCTATTGATATATACGAAGCTATAGCCATAATGGATAGAGTTAATGAATTAATCACCACTGAAGGACATCGTTTAAGAGACACTCAAATATTATCTATTTTGGTATTTTTACAAACAAAAAATAACCAAGGGAAATTATGTCAAATTCATACAGGTGAAGGTAAAACTACTATAGTATCATTATTGGCAGTTATTAAAGTACTTCAAGGAGAAACTGTAGATATTATTACCAGCAACCATGTTCTTGCAGGAGAGGGGGTAGAACAGAGAGAAAATTTCTACAACGCTTTTGGTATAAGCGTTGCCCATAATAATACTGATGAAAATAAGGAATGTTATAAAGCAAATGTTTTATACGGTAGTATAGGTAATTTTCAATTTGATTATCTCAAAGACACTTTTTTGGGCTTGGGTATCCGTGCAGGTAGAGAATTTGCTACTGTTATTCTAGATGAAGTAGATAGCATGATTATAGATAATGCTGGCAGTATTGCGAAATTGTCAACTCCTTTCCCTAGTATGGAAAGTTTAAGATATGTTTATATTAAAATATGGCAAGAGTTACTCAAAGCAGAGAAAAGTTTAGAAAAAGAAATTGATAAAAAACTAAGAGAAAAGGCACAAGAGTTACAAGTAAGCAGTAAATCTGAAAAAGACAAGGAAACAGAATATATAAGCTTCCAACATGAATTAACAAAATCCGCAAGAGAAACAATTAAAGCTCAAATAAAGGCAAGTGATTTTAGCCAAATAGATACTCTAATACCTGAGCATCTTCAGGTTTATAAAAAAGCAAAATTAGAGCAGTGGATTGATAACGCTATTTATGCAAAATATGGTTGTCATGAAAATAGACAATATATTATCAAGGAAAAGGAAGATGAGAACGTTATAATCCCAGTTGATTATGCAAATACTGGAGTCACACTAAAAAATACAGTGTGGTCGCATGGGTTACACCAATTTGTACAATTGAAGCATAATTTACATCTTACCAGTGAAAGCCTAACTAGTAGTTTTATCTCTAATCTTGGATATATCAAAAAATACGGCAATAAAATATTTGGTCTTACAGGTACTTTAGGTTCAATAGCAGAGCAAGAATTATTATCATCTATCTATAATGTAGATTACGCCAAAATCCCTACATACAAAGCAAAAAAGTTTAATGAATTAGGTGGTATAGTCGTAGCAGATGATCACTTTGTTACTGTTGTTGCTTTAGATGCTTTAGAAAAGATCGAAGGTGGCAGGGCTTGTTTAATTATTTGTGAGACGATTGAAGATTTAAAAAATATAGAGAAAGCATTAAAGGTTCTACAGAAATTAACAAAAACAATTTTCTCTATCAAGCCTTATGGAGATGATAGTGACATTATCCCAAAAGAGCTGAAAGCTGGTACTATAATTGTTGCTACTAACATAGCGGGCAGAGGAACAGATTTTCAAACTACTAAAGAGTTGGAAGAAAACGGTGGGTTGCATGTGTGCGTTGTTTTCCTTCCGTGCAACCAAAGAGTAGAAGATCAGGCTTTTGGTAGAACTGCACGTCAGGGTAAGAAAGGTACTGCACAATTAATAATCAAAGTAAGCGAGGTGAAAAATTTAGGTATTGATATTGAACGACTAAATGATAGTGATTTTACTTTTAAAAACATAAAAGAAGCGAGAAATCAGAAAGAACGGGAGAGAATAAAGGAGCTTCAAGAAAGTAAAATATTAGAGTTAAATTTCCAAGATTTATTATTTAGTCAATTTTCAGAAAAATATCAAGATTTGCAGGGTAAGAATCAAGGTATATTAGGCTTTCATTATGTATTAGAAGATATTAAAGAATTTTGGGCTTTTTGGCTTGAGGCAAAGAACTTTAAAGGCAAAGAGCTAACAGAAACAAAAGCTAAAGAAGAGTTTGAAGCTTTTATCTCACTTCCCAATACTAAATCTATAATGGGTGGGAAGATTTTACATAATCCTTATTATAGCATAAGACAGGCAGACGCTTTCTTATTAAATGAACAATTGCAGGACGCAGAGAATGCTTTAAATCACGCCATTGCATTAACTAAAACTCCTGAGATATTACACTCGGCTTACATCAAACTTTTTGAAATTGCCATGGAACGTGGTGGGCAAATGATGGAAAGATTTAAAAAAGCTCTAGCAAAGGTAATTTCTATAAATGTTGAAAAAGATGAAACATACAAAACCAAAGCCATATCGGCTTTAGAAAAAGCAAAAGAGGCTCTAGACCTAGAGGTTAGCTATATTCAGAAATATTTCTTTGCTAATCCTCAAACTGACGAGAGTCAAATTCAAGATTTTCAAAATATATTAATAGTACCTGAAGTACATGACAAAGAAAATATTTTCTTAAAGCATTTAGAGTCAAGAATGGTATGTCTAAATACTTACCGCAATATCATAGAGTGCCTAGACAAAGATGGTAAGGTAATTGGAGGTCTACTATATCAAATTAAAGAGGAATTTAAAGATGGGGTAACCATCCATAAAAAGATTCCTGATTACTTAAAAACCTTAGATACTAATGATAATGCAGATCAACAACTGAAGCAGGCAATTACTGAAGCTGAAATCTCAGAATTAAATTTTGTAGGGCTAAACGCAATCTATTCAACAAGAGAAGTACATGATGTTCCTGATAATGTAATTACAAGGGCACAAGCCCAAATTGGTTCAGGTTTAGCAGCTTTAGCAGCTGGGTTAGTATTCCCGCCCTTGCTAATAGTAACAGGTCCAGCTGCTGGGGTACTGATTTCTGAAGGGATATGCGATATTGTAATGGAGCTAATCAGCAGCGGCGAAACAGAATTTAATGAAGCCGAATATATTAAGGGAAAACTAATTAGTTATGGAATAAGTATATCAACCATGGGTATTGGGGCGGTAGCAAGTTCTATGAAGATATTAAATAACTCAATAAAAGCTTGTAGAGGTTTATCCAAAGCATTTAAGAATAGTAAAACTATGAAGACTATATGCAATAAAGTCGCTGATAAAATAGACGATATAGAAAAAATGCTAGAGAAATCCTTAACAAAAATAAAGCTTGAAAAATCATTAAAAGCACAACAACTTGGTGAATTATCCCGACTTGAAAAGCTTTCTGTAGTAACAAAGAGTATAGGAAAGGAAACTATTATGGATGTTGCCGGATCTGTAATAATGGAAAAAATAGTAACAAAGGGGTTAGAGGAGTTACTCACTAGCTTAAAACCACAAATTCAAAAAAAAATTAGTGGTACATTATCTCAGAAAATAGATAGAATGAAGATACAGTTAGTAGAACAAATTAAGATATTCGAGTTAGCCTCAGAAATAATTACCGGTAGCAACGGACAAATAGCAGCGGAGATAGCAAAGGAAATAGCACTTGGAGTAGCAAGGCACGGGAATAATTGGAAAATAAAAGCAACTTCTTTGGTAATTGATAGTATAGTTACAGCAGATAGAATCAATCAGTATCCGCAAGATTTCTGTAAGAAATTAAACTATCGAATGGATAAAAAGTTGCAAGAGCAGAGGAGTAATATCCTAAAGAACGACAATGTTGATCTACTAATAGAGCAACTTAGCAAGCAAGTAACAGAAAAAATATACAGTTTAATTATCCATCTTAGTGGTAAATTTGCTCATACTTGTGTAGTAGAACCGACTTTAAGTAAAGTAAGCCAAGAGGTTTTTTCATCAGCAAGTAAGAGTAAAGCTAGTGATTCAATTGATAGTGAACAAAACCGGCAGAGGAAAAGTGAGGAAAGTGATGCACATAAAAATAAATGCCAAGAAGCCCTAAAATTATTAGGACTTGATGAAGGAGCTTCTTGGGTAGAGATACGTAAAGCTTATAAAACAAATGCACTTAGAAATCATCCTGACAAGAATCCAAATGAGGAAGCTAGTATAAGATTTCAACACATTAGGGAAGCATATGATTTCTTAGAAGTTAATCATTTTAACAAGGTCTTTGGGAATAGTGAAGCGGAGCTAAAGAAAACTTACCAAAAAGTAATCATAAACCTTCGTCGTGATAAAGACAGTACTACTGACTTTAACAAAGCATGTGACATGTACGAAATGTTATGGCCTCTTAAGCAAATAACAAATGAAGCTGATGTCAGTACACATCGACAAGGTAATTATTTTGATTTGAATGCAATAAGTAAAGCCTTGAAAGTAACTATCACTGTACATTTTAAGGATAAACCTAATTGTAAACCAGTGGTTATTGGTGAAAAGCACAGTAACGGATCAGGCAATAAAGTGGTAGAGCTTGATTATAAGGATGCTCATTATACACCACATAAAGTAGAGGATAAGACTAAGATACAGTCAACTGGTGCGAATAATTGTTTATTTGATTCCCTAGCTGTTCAACTAGATCATCTTGGTTCGTTGGAAAGCAATTATAGTAGTGGTGAATTAATTAAAATAGCTGATAAAGCAAAGAATAGCTTTAAACATAAAGTTTTTAGGAAAGTTATGGCATTTCTAGAGTCAATTGATCATGGAGTTCCACAATATCTGTATGAAAAAGGTCAGTCTATTTGGTTAATGGGAGGAGCAACAAATGCTGATCGCCTTGAAAATGGACTAGACCTAGAATTTTCCATTTTTGGTGGTTCTTATGGACAATTGAACAAAGAGTTTGGTGGTATACGGCAAGGACATACTGAAATTAATCACGTGCCACCACAAGCTTCATACCAAGACACCCCATATTCGGAAATTAAATCACAACATATGCCAGCTATAGCAATGGAGCTAGTACACCATCGTAATGAAGCAGGCTCTCTTGGTGCAGCTTCCTCAACTGGATCAGAACCATATAGAGATATGCTTAAGAAGTATTTGATACAGGGAAAATTTTGGGAGGCTCTAAAAGTAGATTGCAACGATGTATTAAATACTCCTAAAGGAACTAAAGGAGTAGTTCGAGATTATTACGCATCATCAATCGTAGAGATGCTTAACTATATAAAAAATACAGATGTTCCAAATGCTCCAAATATTGTTGGAATACCTAGAGGACGCCTGATTAATGAAGAACAATATTGGCAAATAATTTATGATTTAAATCTAGAAGGCTTTCTAGCGAGGGAAGATCAAAGTAATGCAACTGGTAATGGTTTAAATGATTACGATTACTTGAATTACTGGAATGAATATAGCAAAGTAGCTATGGAAGCATTATTACAACTCAGGCTTGAAAGTGCTAACTTGGATAAATATAAAATAATCAGTCCAAATTATGTATGGGAAGGTTTTGAGGATGAAGGGGAAAAATTAATTAATGAAATTATCTCTAATTTAAAGGCAACTAAAGATAGATTATTAGTACCACTAAATTTATATGGTAAACACTGGGTAGGGATTGTAATAGAAAAGACTGCTAGTGATATCAACATTATTTACATGGATTCAGAACAAAACACTATACCAAGTTTATTGAAAGTGCAATTAACTCACCAAATGTCAACCACATACCCCGGTTATAGGGTCAATTTGGTAGAAACAGAGCTAGAACCACAAAAATATAATAATTGCGGACCAGAAGTAATCGAGAATTTACTCAGTTATTTAACCCATGGTGATCGCTTACCACAAGAATGTACAGTTTTAGGACATTCATTATTACTAGAAGATTTATTACTAATGGAGCTGTCGTGA